One genomic region from Anabaena sp. PCC 7108 encodes:
- a CDS encoding nuclease A inhibitor family protein, with translation MKSSNAKLLAKLTELARDLEFPVSCSSHPIHPFIWEIEAQGELSIENLFKTETPNFLGYSEGGKIMITGDLEEYWQFVRSQAENRSPETLQSYQTLIDLLQSHLTNVELLKIRTLHDPDNSFHIIVGMTKSSEWIGICPNIPTDAEDCDQMGIYNTEQIFLTAYQPQNEITVNLLNRLQPILQDLEFYEPEIFGFYTDKGWTVRVGATREMMIHSLLEAVSFARTFPVCKLFHEEEYDEEELEDAKVYLVLDEFLAENMTNLRTYMFGMTVSYVFYIIGQTPSGDWAGVTSLAAWA, from the coding sequence ATGAAATCTAGTAACGCTAAATTATTAGCCAAACTCACAGAACTAGCAAGAGACTTAGAGTTTCCTGTGAGTTGTTCATCTCACCCTATTCACCCTTTTATTTGGGAAATAGAAGCGCAAGGAGAATTAAGTATAGAAAATTTATTTAAAACTGAAACTCCAAATTTCTTGGGTTACAGCGAAGGTGGAAAAATTATGATAACTGGAGATTTAGAAGAGTATTGGCAGTTTGTTAGATCACAAGCTGAAAATCGTAGTCCAGAAACATTGCAAAGTTATCAAACATTAATTGATTTACTACAATCTCATCTTACCAATGTAGAATTACTCAAAATTCGGACATTACACGACCCAGATAATAGCTTTCATATTATTGTGGGAATGACAAAATCCAGTGAGTGGATAGGAATTTGTCCGAATATCCCTACAGATGCTGAAGACTGCGACCAAATGGGGATATATAATACAGAACAAATATTTTTAACTGCATATCAACCACAAAACGAAATTACAGTTAATTTACTCAATAGATTACAACCAATTTTACAAGATTTAGAATTTTACGAACCAGAAATTTTTGGGTTTTATACAGATAAAGGTTGGACAGTCAGAGTAGGTGCAACCAGAGAAATGATGATTCATAGTTTATTAGAAGCAGTTAGTTTTGCGAGAACTTTTCCTGTGTGTAAACTTTTCCATGAAGAGGAATATGATGAAGAAGAACTGGAAGACGCTAAAGTTTATCTAGTTTTAGATGAATTTTTGGCAGAAAATATGACAAATTTACGTACTTATATGTTTGGTATGACAGTTTCCTATGTTTTTTATATAATTGGTCAAACTCCCTCTGGTGACTGGGCTGGTGTAACTTCATTAGCAGCTTGGGCTTAA
- a CDS encoding APC family permease — protein MSFYPQVKQFFLGKSLPTSAHSEERLSNAAALAVLSSDALSSVAYATEEILLVLVAAGSGALGLSLPISIAIIALLGIVVLSYRQTIRAYPLGGGSYIVARENLGLYPGLVAGGSLMIDYILTVTVSISAGTAALTSAIPSLQSHTVILCLMFIFLLMLANLRGVKESGKIFMVPTYAFIASIFVLIGMGLFKQATGQVSAQYPPIPVTEGLSLFFILRAFSAGCTALTGVEAISDGVLAFKAPEWKNARLTLLYLGVILGLMFVGITYLVNIYHIIPEAEQTVVSQLGRQILGTGPVYYFVQIVTLLVLMLAANTSYADFPRLCYFLARDGFLPRQLSLLGDRLVYSNGIVLLSVCAGILVIIFKGQVNAVIPLYAVGVFTSFTLSQAGMVRHWFQEHNGNWRASAIMNGLGAIATFVVLLVIISTKFILGAWLVVVAIPVVVSLFSAIHRHYEYVAQRLSIEGIAPRSYIPRPKPAVITHPAVVVVGQLNRGTVEALDYARTIADEIVAVHVDMGATDRDKLQEKWQSLESDIVLEIIDSPYRSVIDPIVDFVSQFEERHPEVFTTIIIPAFVTRNWWDSILHNQTTLFLKSSLRAKKSRVVTTVRYYL, from the coding sequence ATGTCCTTCTACCCTCAGGTTAAGCAATTTTTTCTTGGTAAATCCTTACCAACCAGCGCTCATAGTGAAGAAAGATTGAGTAACGCCGCAGCTTTAGCGGTTCTTTCCTCTGATGCTTTGTCTTCTGTGGCATATGCAACAGAAGAGATTTTGTTGGTTTTAGTAGCAGCTGGAAGTGGTGCGCTGGGTTTGTCTCTACCTATTTCTATCGCTATTATTGCCTTACTGGGAATAGTTGTACTTTCCTATCGTCAAACCATTCGTGCTTATCCTCTAGGTGGTGGTTCTTACATTGTCGCTAGAGAAAACCTGGGTTTGTATCCAGGTTTAGTCGCAGGTGGTTCGCTGATGATTGACTATATTCTAACTGTGACTGTCAGTATATCTGCGGGTACAGCAGCCTTAACATCAGCAATTCCATCGCTGCAATCTCATACAGTGATTCTGTGTTTGATGTTCATCTTTTTGCTAATGCTGGCAAATCTCCGGGGTGTGAAGGAATCAGGTAAGATATTTATGGTTCCTACCTATGCCTTTATTGCCAGTATTTTTGTATTAATTGGCATGGGTTTATTTAAACAAGCAACTGGACAGGTGTCTGCACAATATCCGCCAATTCCTGTGACAGAAGGACTGAGTTTGTTTTTCATTTTACGGGCTTTCTCCGCCGGATGTACGGCATTAACAGGAGTAGAAGCAATATCTGATGGGGTGTTAGCTTTTAAAGCACCAGAATGGAAAAACGCTCGTCTGACATTGCTCTATTTGGGCGTAATTCTGGGGCTAATGTTTGTTGGTATTACGTATTTAGTCAACATTTATCATATTATTCCCGAAGCAGAACAAACCGTAGTTTCTCAGCTGGGTAGGCAGATTTTAGGAACAGGCCCTGTTTACTATTTTGTCCAAATTGTGACGCTGTTGGTGCTGATGTTAGCGGCTAATACTAGCTATGCAGATTTCCCCAGACTGTGTTACTTTTTGGCACGAGATGGATTTTTACCGCGTCAGTTGTCTTTGTTAGGCGATCGCTTGGTTTATTCTAATGGTATTGTCCTCCTGAGCGTCTGTGCCGGGATTTTGGTGATTATCTTTAAAGGACAAGTTAACGCTGTCATTCCTCTTTATGCAGTTGGTGTATTTACTTCCTTTACCCTTTCCCAAGCGGGAATGGTACGTCACTGGTTTCAAGAACATAACGGGAATTGGCGTGCAAGCGCGATCATGAATGGTTTAGGTGCGATCGCTACATTTGTCGTTTTGTTAGTCATTATTTCCACTAAGTTCATTTTAGGAGCTTGGTTAGTGGTGGTAGCAATTCCAGTTGTAGTGAGTCTATTTTCAGCTATTCATCGCCACTATGAATATGTAGCTCAACGTCTCAGTATTGAGGGCATAGCCCCCCGTAGTTACATCCCTAGACCGAAACCAGCGGTAATCACTCATCCTGCTGTAGTTGTAGTTGGACAACTTAACCGAGGAACGGTAGAAGCTTTAGACTATGCTCGGACTATTGCTGATGAAATTGTAGCCGTTCATGTAGATATGGGTGCAACAGACCGGGACAAACTGCAGGAAAAATGGCAGAGTCTTGAGTCAGATATTGTGTTAGAAATTATCGATTCTCCTTACCGTTCTGTCATTGACCCAATTGTTGATTTTGTCAGTCAATTTGAGGAACGTCATCCAGAGGTTTTTACTACTATTATTATTCCCGCTTTTGTGACGCGCAATTGGTGGGATAGTATTCTACACAACCAAACAACTTTATTTCTCAAAAGTTCTCTCCGAGCTAAAAAAAGTCGAGTTGTCACCACTGTCAGATATTATCTTTAA
- a CDS encoding alpha-2-macroglobulin produces the protein MMVRKLFKFLFIFSLVLGITSCNFISITPDKEKLPMVTSLAPPKLPDWIEQISPLGDAKNLSQIRVRFKEALIPVESLDSYEQQNLLTKFSLWPPLPGKFRFLTPRMVGFQADKALPKATRVKVTLKAGLADLQNHRLDQDLAWTFNTEPINFSNLPGVNPAEKSPIEPINLQPKLQFTANLELDLDSVQKYLQLIPQGENHGVGFQVELAKSEQPEIVDPLQKFDASARNWIYNITPKQELKKSTAYNLVFSPGILPAYGNLPSDKEFIRKLATYSPLAFVGIKSYGEPDSGGTYGRFIKGSPQLEFNNVLLPDIAKENIKIKPTPKDIDGVLQIYEEDRVVSINPYALEPDTNYTITINKNIKDKFGQTLGKPLTIKYNTGDLAGNISVPSDLNIFPTDKDLQINIDTINLPEAKYQAAYRIIKPIDLVYTNNADDLLPKPSEWPSFKIAVKKNQSVIVNVPLKEKLGAAKGMLAYGVKARTNKYQENTKQLWREPTTYGMVELTNLGVFSQWFPESGLIRVHHLSDGSPVKYANIEIYQSKLNEKLRPQPVPCANGKTDENGIFKIGNEQLKQCYDNQEKLPKFLVIASKDQDWAFVRTQEYSGSYGYGIDTGWENGKPESRGVIFSDRKLYQPGEKAWFTGFANFLENGEIQEDKNATYKITLVNPNGQNTDLGTQTTNKFGTFSLELPIQKNLPLGYYTIQAKGKDKREISGEFRVAEFKPPNFKVDLKLNKEFALIGNKVDADVVSNYLFGSPVEGGEAKYFITRQQTNFVPKGWEEFSFGRQWFWPEESPNLSSDVLQTTTQLDANGKSSQTVKVEKDLPYPMTYRVDVQVADVSNLSVANSQTFTALPSNRLIGLKSNFVADAGKDFPIEIMVTDAIGKPLENQQVRLELQQMKYNSVTQLVEGSRTPKNQVEYQTVSKIEVTSSNIPQTVNLKPTESGSYRIRANFSDSRDEITATDLQIWVTGKNQVFWGGEEEDKLEVKLNKKEFKPGEIATALIQSPYPEGELYFAVIKDKPLYQKVIKVKGSAPQIQFTVTPEMLPNAAVEAVLVRQGKPLNQIETGSLENLARIGFTPFKVNLADKYLKVQINPNPISLEPGKEETLELELTDTQGKPTLGQLTVMVVNEAVLQLAGYRPPNLVDTVYAEQPISTRFSDNRPDVRLAKLAAKLPKGWGYGGGLSNALANTRIRKNFQALAYYNGSVITDENGKAKITFKLPDDLTTWRVMAVAVDGNLRFGNGEATFITTKPLLTNAILPQFARSGDRILAGLSVTNTTANTGNISINGELSGSLKFAENNPTTKTLQTPVESGTQAYRFPMVAGNVGEGMVTFRTGLNNTVDAFTVPLEIKPLEITEQVVETGVSEKQVKIPLNVDNNTFPQTGGLDIQLASTLIPEIKAPAKQVLDDHNLPFAEPAASQLLIAANLQTLTQKYNQTFAEFNPQQQANQAIAQLQKLQIADGGFVAFPGQEKSDPWVSTYAAESLTKANQAYPGLVDSKILSRLKTYLQNILTNPGQYDFCKQKLCKSQLQLNSLIALSQLGDKRNSFLSDIYQQRDAFDVINQTKLARYLSQFPEWQNEAQIMRIQLQKNIYETGRTAVVNLPRSWSWMNSQTTTQAEVLRLFIDQKANTEILDKLFQSLLNLRRNGTWQTSYNNAQALTALVEYSQLQPTPPNFVTTIKLAGKKLGENRFNGYQNPSFHVNVPMDKLPRGRHDLVLQKSGQGNLHYLVAYNYRLQGNQPGRFNGLRITREISKVNSEKVIQKTGMYAFDKPVTLQPGQVFDIGLEIITDHPVDHVVIKDPLPAGFEAVDDSFQTATPALQAKADNWQLGYKTIYKDRIISYADHLEPGVYSLHYLVRSVTPGTFLWPGSQVYLQYAPEEFGRTADIKLNIIDEVIK, from the coding sequence ATGATGGTGAGAAAACTTTTTAAGTTCCTGTTTATTTTCAGTCTTGTATTAGGGATAACCAGCTGTAATTTTATCAGCATTACCCCAGATAAAGAAAAATTACCAATGGTTACATCCCTCGCACCTCCAAAGTTACCAGATTGGATAGAACAAATCAGTCCTTTGGGAGATGCGAAAAATCTTAGTCAAATTCGTGTTCGCTTTAAAGAAGCTTTAATTCCTGTTGAAAGTCTTGATAGTTATGAACAGCAGAATTTATTAACTAAATTTTCCCTTTGGCCACCTTTACCTGGAAAATTTCGCTTTTTAACACCGCGTATGGTAGGTTTTCAAGCTGATAAAGCTTTACCAAAAGCCACGCGAGTCAAAGTTACTCTCAAAGCTGGTTTAGCAGATTTGCAAAATCATCGTTTAGATCAAGATTTAGCTTGGACTTTTAACACTGAACCTATCAACTTTAGTAACTTACCTGGGGTTAACCCTGCTGAAAAATCGCCAATTGAACCAATTAATTTACAACCTAAGTTACAATTTACTGCAAATTTAGAATTAGATTTAGATTCTGTACAAAAATATTTACAGCTAATTCCTCAGGGTGAAAATCATGGTGTCGGTTTTCAGGTGGAATTAGCAAAATCTGAACAACCAGAAATTGTAGACCCTTTACAAAAGTTTGATGCTTCTGCACGAAATTGGATTTATAACATCACCCCTAAACAAGAACTTAAAAAATCGACAGCTTACAATTTAGTATTTTCTCCAGGTATACTTCCAGCTTATGGTAATCTTCCCAGTGATAAAGAGTTTATTCGTAAGTTAGCGACTTATTCACCTTTAGCATTTGTGGGAATTAAATCTTATGGAGAACCAGATTCAGGTGGAACTTATGGCAGATTTATTAAAGGTAGTCCGCAGTTAGAATTTAATAATGTTTTATTACCAGATATCGCTAAGGAAAATATTAAAATTAAGCCAACACCTAAAGATATTGATGGTGTACTGCAAATTTATGAGGAAGATAGAGTTGTCAGCATTAATCCTTATGCTTTAGAACCAGATACTAATTATACAATTACTATTAACAAAAATATCAAAGATAAATTTGGGCAAACATTGGGTAAACCTCTCACAATTAAATATAATACTGGTGACTTAGCTGGCAATATTTCAGTTCCCTCAGATTTAAATATTTTTCCCACAGATAAAGATTTACAAATAAATATTGATACCATTAATTTACCAGAAGCAAAATATCAAGCAGCTTATCGAATAATTAAACCAATAGATTTAGTTTACACAAATAACGCTGATGATTTATTGCCAAAACCATCGGAGTGGCCAAGTTTTAAAATAGCAGTTAAGAAAAATCAGTCAGTGATTGTCAATGTTCCCTTGAAAGAAAAATTGGGTGCTGCTAAGGGAATGTTAGCTTATGGAGTGAAAGCGCGAACTAATAAATATCAAGAAAATACGAAACAGTTGTGGAGAGAACCTACGACTTATGGAATGGTGGAATTAACAAATTTAGGTGTATTTAGTCAATGGTTTCCAGAGTCGGGTTTAATTCGAGTTCATCATCTTAGTGACGGTTCACCAGTTAAATATGCAAATATTGAAATCTATCAATCAAAATTAAATGAAAAATTGCGCCCTCAACCTGTACCATGTGCAAATGGTAAAACTGATGAAAATGGAATTTTTAAAATTGGTAATGAGCAATTAAAACAATGTTATGATAATCAGGAAAAATTACCAAAATTCCTAGTAATTGCCAGTAAAGATCAAGATTGGGCATTTGTAAGAACTCAAGAATATAGCGGTAGTTATGGTTATGGTATTGATACAGGTTGGGAAAATGGAAAACCAGAATCACGAGGGGTAATATTTTCAGATAGAAAGTTATATCAACCAGGAGAAAAAGCTTGGTTTACTGGTTTTGCTAATTTTTTAGAAAACGGCGAAATTCAGGAAGATAAAAATGCAACTTATAAAATAACTTTAGTAAATCCCAATGGACAAAATACGGATTTAGGTACACAAACTACAAATAAATTTGGGACATTTTCTCTAGAGTTACCAATTCAGAAAAACCTACCTTTAGGTTATTATACTATTCAAGCTAAAGGTAAAGATAAGCGAGAAATATCTGGTGAGTTTCGGGTTGCTGAATTTAAACCACCGAATTTCAAAGTTGATTTAAAATTAAATAAAGAATTTGCACTGATTGGCAATAAAGTTGATGCAGATGTAGTTAGTAATTATTTATTTGGTTCACCAGTTGAAGGGGGAGAAGCTAAGTATTTTATTACTCGTCAGCAAACGAATTTTGTTCCCAAAGGTTGGGAGGAATTTAGTTTTGGTAGACAGTGGTTTTGGCCAGAAGAAAGTCCGAATCTATCTAGCGATGTTTTACAAACTACTACTCAGCTTGATGCTAATGGTAAAAGTAGTCAAACAGTAAAAGTAGAAAAAGATTTACCCTATCCTATGACTTACCGGGTAGATGTACAAGTTGCGGATGTTTCTAATTTATCGGTTGCTAATTCCCAAACTTTTACCGCTTTACCTAGTAACCGACTTATCGGATTAAAAAGCAATTTTGTAGCTGATGCTGGTAAGGATTTTCCTATAGAAATTATGGTAACTGACGCAATAGGAAAACCGCTAGAAAATCAACAGGTGCGTCTGGAATTACAACAGATGAAATATAACAGCGTCACCCAATTAGTCGAAGGTAGCAGAACTCCAAAAAATCAAGTTGAATATCAGACAGTTTCTAAAATTGAAGTTACATCTTCTAATATTCCCCAAACGGTAAATTTAAAACCAACTGAATCTGGTTCATACCGCATTCGGGCTAATTTTAGTGATAGTAGAGATGAAATCACAGCCACAGATTTACAAATCTGGGTGACAGGAAAAAATCAAGTATTTTGGGGTGGAGAAGAAGAAGATAAATTAGAAGTAAAACTAAATAAAAAAGAGTTTAAACCTGGTGAAATCGCCACTGCTTTAATTCAATCTCCCTACCCAGAAGGAGAATTATATTTTGCAGTAATTAAAGATAAACCTCTCTATCAAAAAGTTATTAAAGTTAAGGGAAGTGCGCCACAAATTCAGTTTACAGTTACGCCAGAAATGTTACCCAATGCTGCTGTAGAAGCGGTGTTAGTTAGACAAGGTAAACCACTGAATCAAATAGAAACAGGAAGTTTAGAAAATTTGGCACGGATTGGTTTTACACCTTTTAAAGTTAATTTGGCAGATAAATACTTAAAAGTGCAAATTAACCCAAATCCAATTTCTTTAGAACCGGGAAAAGAAGAAACTCTAGAACTGGAATTAACAGATACTCAAGGAAAGCCAACTCTAGGACAATTGACTGTCATGGTTGTCAATGAAGCAGTGTTACAACTGGCTGGTTATCGTCCTCCAAATTTAGTAGATACTGTTTATGCAGAACAACCAATTTCCACCCGATTTAGTGATAATCGTCCTGATGTTAGATTAGCAAAATTAGCTGCAAAGTTACCCAAAGGTTGGGGTTATGGTGGTGGCTTATCAAATGCTTTAGCAAATACTCGCATTCGCAAAAATTTTCAGGCATTAGCTTATTACAATGGTTCTGTAATTACTGATGAAAATGGTAAAGCGAAAATCACTTTTAAATTACCAGATGATTTAACTACATGGCGAGTTATGGCTGTTGCTGTGGACGGAAATCTGCGTTTTGGGAATGGTGAAGCGACATTTATCACCACAAAGCCATTATTAACTAATGCTATCTTGCCACAATTTGCCCGGTCAGGCGATCGCATTCTTGCCGGTTTATCAGTCACCAACACCACCGCAAACACCGGAAATATCAGCATTAACGGTGAACTCAGCGGTTCTCTCAAGTTCGCAGAAAATAACCCCACAACGAAAACTCTACAAACACCAGTTGAGTCAGGAACCCAAGCTTATCGTTTCCCAATGGTGGCTGGTAATGTTGGTGAAGGTATGGTTACGTTTAGAACAGGTTTAAATAATACCGTAGATGCTTTTACAGTTCCTCTGGAAATTAAACCGTTAGAAATTACAGAACAAGTTGTAGAAACTGGTGTGAGTGAAAAACAGGTAAAAATTCCCTTGAATGTTGATAATAATACTTTCCCGCAAACAGGAGGTTTAGATATTCAATTAGCCAGTACTTTAATTCCTGAAATTAAAGCCCCAGCCAAACAAGTTTTAGATGATCATAATTTACCATTTGCAGAACCAGCCGCAAGTCAATTATTAATTGCTGCAAATCTGCAAACTCTCACCCAAAAATATAATCAGACATTTGCAGAATTTAATCCCCAACAACAAGCAAACCAAGCAATTGCACAATTGCAAAAACTGCAAATAGCAGATGGTGGTTTTGTCGCTTTTCCAGGACAAGAAAAATCTGATCCTTGGGTTTCAACTTACGCCGCAGAATCATTAACAAAAGCTAATCAAGCTTATCCCGGTTTAGTCGATTCTAAAATTTTATCTCGCCTGAAAACTTATTTACAAAATATTCTTACTAACCCCGGACAATACGACTTTTGTAAACAAAAACTCTGTAAATCTCAACTACAACTAAATTCTTTAATTGCTTTATCACAATTAGGTGATAAACGCAATAGTTTCCTTTCAGATATTTATCAACAACGCGATGCTTTTGATGTAATTAATCAGACAAAATTAGCGCGATATCTATCTCAATTTCCTGAATGGCAAAATGAAGCGCAAATTATGCGAATCCAGTTACAAAAAAATATCTATGAAACTGGACGTACAGCAGTTGTGAATTTACCCCGGAGTTGGAGTTGGATGAATTCACAAACTACAACACAAGCCGAAGTTTTAAGACTATTTATTGACCAAAAAGCTAATACCGAAATCCTTGATAAATTATTTCAAAGTCTGCTTAATCTCCGTAGAAATGGCACATGGCAAACAAGTTATAATAACGCCCAAGCTTTAACAGCTTTAGTAGAATATAGCCAACTCCAACCCACACCACCTAATTTTGTAACTACGATAAAATTAGCAGGTAAAAAATTAGGAGAAAATCGTTTTAATGGCTACCAAAATCCAAGTTTTCATGTCAATGTCCCGATGGATAAATTACCTCGTGGTCGTCATGATTTAGTTTTACAAAAATCTGGTCAAGGTAATTTACATTATTTAGTCGCTTACAATTATCGTTTGCAAGGAAATCAACCAGGAAGATTTAATGGTTTACGGATAACACGAGAAATTAGTAAAGTCAATTCCGAGAAAGTTATCCAAAAAACGGGAATGTATGCTTTTGATAAACCAGTAACTTTACAACCAGGACAAGTCTTTGATATTGGTTTAGAAATAATTACAGATCATCCTGTAGATCATGTAGTGATTAAAGACCCATTACCCGCAGGTTTTGAAGCTGTAGATGATAGTTTTCAAACTGCGACACCGGCATTACAAGCCAAAGCCGATAATTGGCAATTAGGATATAAAACAATCTATAAAGATCGGATTATTTCCTATGCAGATCACCTCGAACCAGGAGTTTACAGTTTACATTATTTAGTCCGTTCTGTGACTCCTGGTACATTCCTTTGGCCAGGTTCGCAGGTGTATTTACAATATGCACCAGAGGAATTTGGACGCACTGCGGATATAAAATTAAACATAATAGATGAGGTAATCAAATGA
- a CDS encoding adenylate/guanylate cyclase domain-containing protein, with product MSVHQPNAEETTDLTIGVNNQETYELQIDSSPVVSLSKRKGTISQFLAPLTQDSFKQVVQEVEHKLRIVNETLSMLDYQGFETILQEMLHSITLKTGELLGADRTTIFLLDEENQELWSTLAEGKGKRLLEIRIPSNKGIAGEVATFKRVINIPFDFYNDARSKFAQEQDTRNGYRTYTMLALPLLNEDGGLVAVVQLLNKLKYLHNPDDPLADRIDNKGFTEADEKLFQDFAPSIRLILESSRSFYIATQKQRAAAALMKAIKSLSQSSLDLEDTLKRVMDEAKELMNADRSTLWLIDRDHHELWTKIDQGNGELKELRVPIGKGFAGIVAASGKKLNIPFDLYEHQDSETAQKMDQQNGYRTCSLLCMPVFNSDKELIGVTQLVNKKKTGDFLAYNPANWPVAPDCFQASFDHNDEEFMEAFNIQAGVALQNAQLFAKIKQQEQMQRDILRSLSNGVISSDKAGYIITANESAKRLLGFDNDERLEGKLVSDVVHIKEGDFSKWFADALYADHLKTSQQYYPDRTLLTTSQEQHSINLSLNTIADASDENQVCGALVVMDDISDEKRLKSTMYRYMTQELAEELLKLDDAKLGGDRKEVTILFSDIRGYTTLTENMEAEEVVGMLNEYFESMVEAVFKHKGTLDKYIGDAIMAVFGSPLPLEQHARMAVQTSLEMRTRLQQLNIDRLAANKAHIKIGIGINSDTVISGNIGSSKRMEFTAIGDGVNLGSRLESVSKQYGCDIIISDNTYRLCQEDVWARELDYIRVKGRNEPVAIYELIGLRSDAIDNTKLEVIEHYHQGREYYLNRQFIQAQAEFVKALSADNNDKAAMLYISRCQHWLQSPPSDATWDDGVWTFKEK from the coding sequence ATGTCAGTACACCAACCAAATGCTGAAGAGACCACGGATTTGACTATTGGTGTTAACAACCAAGAAACCTATGAGTTACAAATAGACTCTTCACCTGTCGTCAGTCTATCCAAAAGAAAAGGAACTATTTCTCAGTTCCTCGCTCCCCTGACTCAAGATAGTTTTAAACAAGTAGTTCAGGAAGTTGAGCATAAATTAAGGATTGTCAATGAAACCTTATCCATGTTGGATTACCAAGGTTTTGAAACAATCCTACAGGAAATGTTGCATTCAATTACCTTGAAAACAGGAGAATTATTAGGAGCCGACCGGACAACAATATTTTTATTAGATGAAGAAAACCAAGAACTCTGGTCTACTTTAGCTGAAGGTAAAGGTAAGCGTCTCTTAGAGATTAGGATTCCATCTAACAAGGGTATTGCAGGTGAAGTTGCTACTTTCAAGCGAGTCATCAATATTCCCTTTGATTTTTATAATGATGCCCGGTCAAAATTTGCTCAAGAGCAAGACACAAGAAATGGCTATCGCACTTATACAATGTTGGCTTTACCTCTATTAAATGAAGATGGAGGATTAGTCGCGGTAGTACAATTATTAAACAAATTAAAGTACCTCCACAATCCTGATGATCCCCTTGCAGATCGCATTGATAACAAAGGGTTTACTGAAGCCGATGAAAAATTGTTTCAAGATTTTGCCCCTTCCATTCGTCTGATTTTAGAATCATCTCGCTCTTTTTATATTGCTACTCAAAAACAAAGAGCAGCAGCAGCATTGATGAAGGCTATCAAGTCTCTGAGTCAAAGCAGTCTCGATTTAGAAGATACCCTGAAACGGGTAATGGATGAAGCGAAAGAACTCATGAATGCTGATCGCAGTACACTGTGGTTAATAGACCGGGATCACCATGAATTATGGACGAAAATTGATCAAGGTAATGGAGAACTCAAAGAATTACGAGTACCCATAGGTAAAGGCTTTGCTGGTATTGTTGCAGCCTCTGGTAAGAAGTTAAATATCCCCTTTGACTTGTATGAGCATCAAGACTCAGAAACTGCCCAAAAAATGGATCAGCAAAATGGCTATCGCACCTGTAGTTTACTGTGTATGCCAGTCTTTAATAGTGATAAAGAATTGATTGGCGTTACTCAATTAGTCAATAAAAAGAAAACAGGTGATTTTCTGGCTTATAATCCGGCTAATTGGCCTGTAGCTCCTGACTGCTTCCAAGCTAGTTTTGATCATAATGATGAAGAGTTCATGGAAGCTTTTAATATTCAGGCAGGTGTAGCATTGCAAAACGCTCAGTTGTTTGCCAAAATCAAACAGCAAGAACAAATGCAACGGGATATTCTCCGCAGTCTTTCTAATGGTGTCATTTCCTCAGATAAAGCTGGATATATTATCACTGCCAATGAAAGCGCTAAACGGTTGCTAGGATTTGATAATGACGAACGTTTAGAAGGCAAACTGGTTAGTGATGTTGTGCATATTAAAGAGGGCGATTTTAGTAAATGGTTTGCAGATGCCTTATACGCAGATCATTTAAAAACTAGTCAGCAATATTACCCAGATCGCACACTCCTGACGACCAGCCAAGAGCAGCATAGTATTAATTTATCACTCAACACCATTGCTGATGCCAGCGACGAAAATCAAGTCTGCGGCGCACTAGTAGTCATGGACGATATCAGTGATGAAAAGCGGCTCAAAAGCACTATGTACCGTTACATGACTCAGGAATTGGCAGAAGAACTGCTGAAATTAGATGATGCTAAACTAGGAGGCGATCGCAAAGAAGTTACGATTTTATTCTCAGATATTCGTGGCTACACTACCCTCACAGAAAATATGGAAGCTGAAGAAGTGGTGGGTATGCTCAATGAATATTTTGAATCAATGGTAGAAGCTGTCTTTAAGCATAAAGGTACTCTGGATAAATACATTGGTGATGCCATTATGGCTGTCTTTGGTTCACCCCTACCTTTAGAACAGCACGCTCGAATGGCTGTGCAAACATCTTTAGAAATGCGGACTCGCTTACAACAATTAAATATAGATCGTCTCGCAGCGAATAAAGCCCATATCAAAATTGGTATCGGCATTAATTCTGATACGGTGATTAGTGGCAATATCGGCTCTAGTAAGCGGATGGAATTTACCGCTATTGGTGATGGTGTGAATCTTGGTTCTCGATTAGAAAGCGTTAGTAAACAGTACGGTTGCGATATTATTATCAGCGACAATACATACCGACTCTGCCAAGAAGACGTTTGGGCTAGGGAACTCGATTACATTCGCGTTAAAGGGCGAAATGAACCTGTAGCTATCTATGAGTTAATAGGGTTACGTTCTGATGCCATCGATAATACCAAACTAGAAGTAATTGAGCATTATCATCAAGGGCGTGAGTATTATCTCAATCGTCAATTCATCCAAGCTCAAGCAGAATTTGTCAAAGCCTTATCTGCTGATAATAACGACAAAGCAGCTATGTTATACATAAGTCGTTGTCAGCATTGGTTACAATCACCCCCATCAGATGCTACTTGGGATGACGGTGTATGGACATTTAAAGAAAAATAA